The stretch of DNA ACATgataaagataaaataatataaaaaatattttataaaaaattttaaaaagtgaAATGCTATTTAAGAATTTttcaaaactaatttttttttctatcgaTTCGTCCTAATTAATGTCCTTTTAATTATAACGAATGTAGCCAAATTACAACATGGGCTATTATGTTGTTTACGGTATGGAATCCGTCTTTCTTCAGACGACAGCCGCCGGTACGTGGAGCCATCTGGTTCGGACCGAAAGATAGGTTCGGATTTGGCTTTATGTCCCGAGCCACAGCCTCGGGCCACCGAACTGATGGCCCGGTTTGTAAACCATACCTCCTTCGCTCGTTATATAAGACCCAAACCCTCTCGCCCAATCTCTCACCCTCGCTCGGCAAAATATCCCCATAGGCGATAGGTAATTGTTTATGCTTTGTTGATTGGTTGGGACCGATGTCGGTTTTCTGTAAATCTTATCCGATAAGGTTAAATTTCTGATGGGTTTGACTCTGCGTAGACTTGGACGATCTGAACATTCTTTAACTAATTTAGAGATTTGGGGATCAAAATCATTTGATCTGGGTCCTGATCTGGTACCATGACGTCTTTCGAGTACAGATCTGCTAATTTAAGCGTGTTGGTGTGATctatcgttcagagcttgtggtTTTTCCTTCAGATCTTTGTGGTTGGTACTTTAGTGCTAGATCTACTATATATGGTAGctttttctttcataaatatgCTTCGGTTAACGGAAGACAGGTGTTTGAATTCCTCGTTTTCCTTTGATATTGTCGGAGTACCTGTTCTGTTTAAGAACTTGTTGTCAGATCTGATGCTATAGATTGTTCGCTCTTGAGGAGAACATGTTTGGAAGATTGTGATTCTTGTCGATCTTGAACATATAGGTTCTtactcattgaaagaacttgggtTCTGCACTCTGGGAACTGGGAGCTGTACTTAGATGTTTTTTAGAGGCAGTAGTCTTTGATAtaaaagattttctttttttttcatcttaattTAGCAGAAACATCCTTTTTCTGCATAAAGTGCTTAGATTTAGATTCTTCCTTTGGATGTAGTAGAAGCATTTGATTAAAGTAtgtgatcataaaaaaaaaagttatttattAGTTTTGAATCATTTGATTATATCCAGTCAAATGGATTAGTGTTCATGCTTATCTAGTTCATTCACTGCATACCAACATTTGATTTTTCCTCTTACTGGctactcttttttattttctcttgcTGGACATGATATGTAGAATCAAGTGTCAGATGTTGAGACTCCACCTATGTTATAGTCTTAGTCTGTCAAAATTCCCATCATCCATTCTCCAAGATCTAAGAAAAGTCTATTCTAACATCTTTTATATCTAACATCCATTCGATATCTATGCTGGGCATTTGATACATCGTATTAGTACCATTAATTGtctgtattttgatgagaaaaggTTTCTGTTACTTTTACATAACTTCTTTGTTTAGTTCATTTAACTTCATCACATGCATGTGACTTCCCATGCTATTATGTCTTCTATAATTGCGTTCTCATGGATTATTTAACTCAGCGTCAAATAACTGAACATCAAATTCTAAGAACAATAAAGCACTAGTTTTTGTTCACATTGTAAAGTCCTGCACTAGGTACTGTTATTGTGCATTTTTCCTTGAACAATTtcttataaagaaattcatctttGGGGTCGGGAAATATTAACAACTTCAGGAGATTCGGCCTTTCATAGTGCAGATTAAACTAGTTTGCAGATCATGAACTGCCAAATGTTGCTTATTAGTACCCTTTTCTTTGTTGGTAAAAAGTACAATGACTTGTGATAGCATGTCAAAGGAGGAGAAGGGCTAGCTTGAAGTGATGTTACAGCTTGAATCTTGTTATAGATGAGAACAATTTGATAAAGTAGATTATAAGAAGAGTACAGGGGCTTTCGTAAAGCTAGAATTCTGGAGcatttaaatttatgaatataACGTTAATTCCATAAACCACAGTCCACAACTAAAGTCTGCAGAATGACTGGAAGTTCTTTGCAATTTGTAGAATGTGCATGAATTTAACTTGCATAATGTCTTTAGTGTTTCTGACCTGTGTGAATCATCTCATCTGGAGCACTCTGAGTTACATTTCTTTGTGTTTTTCTGTCAGAAATTAAAAGCAAGCTTGTTGGATAAGGATGAGTACTATGGCAGTATCATCTGGAGCAGTGGGAAGGTCatcattgaacccaaatgcggcaCTTTTCATTCCAATGTCTTATCAGCAGGTTGAAGATTTCTCACCTGAATGGTGGGAGTTGGTGAAGACAACCCCATGGTTTCGTGAGCACTGGTTCCATCAGTATCAGGAGCAAGAAACATTTGGCAACGATGAGGAGGACATGGCAGACGCTTTGCCAGACTCTTTCGATCTTGGAATCACTGAATTCTCTTTGCTGGAGGCAGAGTCCGATGGGGCAGCTTACCATGAACCTGGGAAAGAGATGATTTCTGGTGCGACAGAGCGAGAGAAGATAGAGCATGCTATTCAACTGTATTGCAGTTTGATGGAAGGTTATGTATACACCAAAATTGCAACCATATGCAATTTACATTTGCTTTGTCAATTGAAGCCTTTGTGGTAGTGAATCTAATTATTTTCCTCTCTGATTGGTTATATGAGACAGAGCACTATAGCGATGCAAAGGCAGCAATCAAGGATCTGAGCTTGAATTCTCCGAAGAATGGTGTTAAGCCATTGTCTGTTCCAGCAAAGTATCGCGAGAAGCCTCTGCAATGCGTTAGTCCAAAGTACAGTCCGCGGCGCATCATTCACCAGCCACGCTGAGAGATGCGAGCCTTGTTCGGTTTGCGCTTGCGTCAAAGTTTGTCCAGAGTACTTCCATTGTACATAACTAAGATGCACATGTAGCTGTTGTTGTAGTTGTAGTCGTAGCGTCGTTTAGGTTGTTTGGACTTCATGTTGAGTAATCCGTCTCTCAAAACCGAAAAATTAAAGCATTGTAAAAGAATGTTGTGCAGTTTATGAGTTGCGTTAGTTTCTCTCGTAAATGTTAATTGAAAAGGTCCATACTAAGGTGAGGCTTTGCAAGCGTAGGATTCTCAGAAATTAAACTTGGAAGTAAAGTCAGAATAAATTGATTCGGTTCAATCGAAATCAACTATTTCTAAACCGGAACCAATAGTTTGGACTTTTGTCATCAAACAGTAATCCTGAACGGGAACCAAACCGGTGGTTTGGAATCATGATCGGGTTAATTAAGCAGCAATTCGGAACCCCGCATGTTTGACTTGTGGAGCTGTTCACGACACCTTTAGACGGCCATCTCCTGAGGGAACCATGGACGCATCATCTATGGAGTCTGTGGGACAAGAGCTCCTACAAGAGAGTTGTCTTGTCGACAAGGCCATGCCCTCCTCCGTCTGCATGTTTTCCTGTGTTTATTGGGACACATTATGAGGGCTACTGAATACGACTCTTTTCATTTAAAgaaatcaaaatgaatcatactacaattttaataattaatctaGAATTTACTTACacgattatattatatatatatttttatatataaaatataagtgACTATAATGGAATTCGAGTTCAAGATATATATTATCAAAATCTTTAGTAGTTAGGTTAGTTGATATCTTCGATTATATTGAATTAAGACTTGAACATCACGTTAATATCCATTGAAGGTGGTGCTTTTATGGGAGCAATGActataaaaagaaaagattaattttacacagaaaatattgatattatataaaatttaaaataaattagatttttttttctaataacttACTCTTTTGGAATTATTGATTCTCCAATACAAATATTTACTTTTTTTCTaacatgcctctctctctctctctctaaaatatGTAgagttaaaaaaaagaagaagaaaactaatGAAGAGGAAAAGCACTATTGAGGGGATAATTGAAGAAAGTGGAGAGGTTGAGGACATTAGGAGAGGAAGAAAGTAATATTTTGTGAATGTATAGCACATAAATCGAGAAAAGAAAAATAGGAGAGAGAATATAAGTCTTAAAGTGTTAGAATTTTTTGAATGGGTGTAACTATAGTTCAAACTCAATCTCCCAATTCAAATCCATGGCTATGTCAACTAATGTTTTCTTAAAAGACTTAATTCAAATTAAACCCCGGTTTTATCAATATGTAATTACTTAGAATTTTTATTTCAGAATGAAATATGGCAGTGGGCTTCTCAATCATTGCATGCTTTAGATTAAAATAGAACTGTAATCTTATAGAAATATGCATGATGTCAATAACAAAAGAGGTCACACACCAAGAGACCTAACTTCTGGTCCAAGCATTCTCCTTCCATTATTTCTCTTACTCATTGTTGTAGATCATACAAAGAAATCTCGGTTTTCTGCAGCATATTGAATGTTCTTTTTCTTTCAGAAGCTATGGAAGTCCTGAAGAGTTTGGAATTGGTCATTATCAGTTGCTGGAGCACCTGTGTCTTCTAGTAGTGGCTTGATCACCAATCCCATGGTTCTGTGTCGAATGAATTATGTCATTCTATGAAGGTCTTTTCCTAGTGAACAACAGGTAGGTTTGCATGATTAATCTCAAAAACAGCTTCCCATTAATGCATCTCAAACAATAATCATATAGAAAAAGGGGTCATGGTCTTATGCATTCACTTGTCAGCAGCACAATGTATCACTGTTTGTGATGACAAAGTTCCTCATTGCCCTTTTCTTTAAGAAGACACTAGAACTGAGAAAGCAACAGCATTTCAAGATAAAAGCATCATGTCAATTGCCTAAATCTTTAGAGATGCAGGTGGCTTCCTTATTCCAGACTTGTGAACTTCTTGAGCTGTTCACCAAGACAGAGAAAGAACTTTCATATAACAGGTGCAGTGTGAAGAAAGGTCTAAAAGCAAGCCCTGCCATTAATAAATTATGGCTAAAGACATGTCCTCCAAGTCAAAGGTCTGTAAAGTTTGCTTCTTCAATTGAATACAAAGTCACCTTTCAGTTTGGCAGAATTGGAtataattttcttctcttctctcaaACATTTTGAATCTCATGTATCATCATGATTGACACCTAATGTTACCATTGATTGACAACACCATCAGACCTCTCTTCTAagactatatttatttatatatttttctgatAGGAATCTCATCAAAGTTGTTCTTTTCTCATGTCCTGATTCCATAACTTGTGTAGCACCAGACTAGAAATATGAATCATAATTTGTGTAGCACCAGATTAGAAATATCTTGAAGCTGAGATGAGTCAGGAGTGTTGTAGGATATCTCTCTGCCTAACCTATGAGTCCTTTTGAGATTAAGAATATCTGGTGAATAAATGAGGAAACACTCTTGTGGCATTAGAGCTTCTTTGGCCTCctccacagaaaaaaaaaaaaaaacaggtatTTTTGGATTTACAAGAAGAGTTTTATCGATCATCAATCAACCATTTCAACAATAACAAAGTTGAAAGTCTTAATTATTTGTGATGGattatgtaaatattttatcatatattttgttaAGTTTAAAATACTTAaagctttatttataatttttattaagacTTATTACATAAGACTGATAACAACCCTTATTATTTTAACCATCATAGTTTTACTTAAAGAATAATACTACCGATACCAATCTCAAGtataaatgaaaaagataaaGGCTTACGTTAGGTTACtaattttcaaaattttgaaCTCTTCCtgtagtattattatttttattgtaatATCTAAAGAATATCTTATTTTACACTTTTCGGAAGTACAAAATTAGATAAAAACATgagtcaataaaaaaataaacgtCATTAATAAAATTACACATATATccctaaaaataaattatataaacatAGGTATTTCATAGAAAAAATCCAAAAAGAGAAattcttttctatatatatatatatatgtatatatatatatgaaaaaataaGGGGATTAAAAAAAGGAAGGAGgagtaggagaagaagaagaagaagaagaagagtagccGTTGAACCGCCTTGTTCCCCAATTTAAAAGTTGCAAACCCACCCGACCAATCCTTTTTCTTAACGCAAAGAGTTCTTCTTCAGCCCCACGGCCGCCCGCTCCTCCCTATCATCTCCAACGTCTCTCCCTTCTCCCTCTGCCTCTTCCGATTCCATTCTTTTGCTCTGTAGCAgatttgttgctgctgctgctcctgcaACGCCTCACGCCATGGCCTCTTCAGAGCCCACGATGTTAACCCCACTGCTGGAGAAATCCAAGTCGAACCGCAGCAGCAGCGACTCCCAAAACATACCAAACCCAACACCACCGCAAGTTCATCACTGCATTCCCTGCGCCGGCTCCGGTGCCGGCCGTCACAAGTCGTTGGCCGTCCTCTCCGGCCACGTCGGCTCCGTCTCCTGCCTGGCCGTCTGCGGCGAGTTCGTCCTCAGCGCCTCCCACGGCAAAGACATCATCGTGTGGCAGCAGCCCGACCTCCGAATATTCGCGAGGTTCGGCCACGGCTCCGGCTCCGTCAAGGCCCTCGTCACCGTCGGCAGCCGCATCTTCTCCGGCCACCAGGACGGCAGGATCAGGGTGTGGAAGGTGTCGCGCGGTTCCGAGAACATCTTCCGGCTTACGGCCACCTTGCCCACCACCAAGGACTACCTGGGCCGGTTCCTGAATCAGGGCAACTACGTGCAGACCCGGCGCAACCACCGGCGTCTGTGGATCGAGCACGCCGACAGCATCTCCTGCCTCGCGGTCGATGGTGGCTTCGTCTATTCGGGTTCCTGGGACAAGACGCTGAAGGTGTGGAGGGTGTCGGACCTCAAGTGCTTGGAGTCGATAAGGGCGCACGACGACGCCATCAATGGGCTAGTCGCGCACAGGGGTGCGCTCTACTCGGCGTCCGCGGACGGGAAGATCAAGATTTGGGCGAAGGAGAAGAGCTCACATCGCCTGAAGGGCGTGTTGGAGGGTCACAAGGACGTGTCATGGAACTCGGTGGTGGTCGTTTGCGAGGACGGCAGGCTCGCCTACGGCGGAGGCTCGGACGGGCGAATCATGGGGTGGCAGGGGGGAGAGGGGGGTGGAAACTGGAAGCTGGTGTGCGACGTGAGGGCTCATGAGATGAGCGTGCTGTGCTTGTGCGCGGCGGGGGAGTTCCTCTGTAGTGGATCGGCTGATAAGAGCATCGGGGTGTGGAGGAGGAGAGGTGGGGGTGGGCTTTGCAGGGTGGGGATCATCGGAGGCCATGAGGCGCCAGTGAAGTGCTTGCAGGCTTCAGCTCACAGTGTGGGGGAGGGGTTTATGCTCTACAGTGGAGGGCTCGACAGAAGCTTGAGGGTGTGGTGGGTGTCAAGAGAGCAGGGTGAAGTGAAGAAAGTGGAAGGCAATAATGGTGGAGCAGAAGAAGCATTGGACAAGCTGAGCTAGCAGCATCTCATGTACAGAAGCTTGGTGTTTCGGTCTGGAGATTACAGGTGCAAGAAGAAGGAGCATGATTGTGAATACTGCTGCTGAGTGTCCACCTCTGTTCTTGGTAGGATCAAATGAGAGGATGAAATTTTGAGCACGATTTGTGAATACTGCACACTGCATCAGTAGATGCATTAAACTTGTCAAGCATCCAAATAATTTATTGCATAGGGGTTACTTTTCCTGAAGGTTTTTTTGAGTTCTGAAATCAGTGTGCGAAGGCCTCTTCTCCATTTGAAATTGGATGCCCAGTATTCATAAACTTGTTCTTGTTGTTCTTCGTTCATCTACTCTAGCAAAACATATAGGTGTATTTCTAGTAAAAGAATGCTTGACTGTTAGTAGGAACTCAACTTCAATTGGTTACTTGGATCCTATTAGAATGGGAGTACTACTTTAAAAGTTTacaataaatttttataattttaaaaataaaataaataatctcatttatcctaatatcgttagacaaaaaatataacatatgataataatatgaaaataatggataaaaatataattttaatatttctttcgTTTCTAGTACCTTCATCagtaaaaaagataatttcaacatattaaaaattaaaaatatattgaaattatccttttacctattattatttttgtatcaGTCCAACACGTGATGTCAAATATTATGTTTTCGTTAAAGATGTTagaacaaataaaattatttattttattttaaaactatAAGAATATAATAGGATCAAgtataaaagataatatataattggaCTGATATAATACAATACTTTCTTTTGCCATCAGTCGAAATCGAACTCTACCGTAGATGTCTTGTTGCAAAATTCTCTATACATCCTTAAAAATGTAGACAATGGAACAGAACAATCACATGATGCTACGATCTGTTTAAGTGTTTCCTCTTGTATTTCAATTCATGTGTAATGAGTCAAGAAAAGTCTAATGCCATGGAAAACCTATTATGATGAAAGTGCAAGGTGAAGTACACCtaagatgcataattttgaaaaaaacTGACCTGCATAACATGCTATGAAGATTAGGCCAGATGACACCCAAGGTGCATGAGGCAAGAAAAATATGACCCATGTTAAGTAAAATCCATCACAATAGAGACCCAAGGCCTGATATCCCCAAGGCACCTAGTTTGGAAAAACCCGATTTACTGGAGAAAATCTTGAACACTCccacgtaaaaaaaaaaaaaaaaatccaacaatGTGCTTTGAACCCAAAAATCCTAAAGCATATTTTCGGAGGGGATAAATAATATTGAATATACAATCAACTAGCCACCACTCATTGCATCAATGTCACATAAAGCCcatgggagaaaaaaaaaaaaa from Musa acuminata AAA Group cultivar baxijiao chromosome BXJ2-11, Cavendish_Baxijiao_AAA, whole genome shotgun sequence encodes:
- the LOC135627801 gene encoding protein EARLY RESPONSIVE TO DEHYDRATION 15-like yields the protein MSTMAVSSGAVGRSSLNPNAALFIPMSYQQVEDFSPEWWELVKTTPWFREHWFHQYQEQETFGNDEEDMADALPDSFDLGITEFSLLEAESDGAAYHEPGKEMISGATEREKIEHAIQLYCSLMEEHYSDAKAAIKDLSLNSPKNGVKPLSVPAKYREKPLQCVSPKYSPRRIIHQPR
- the LOC103970508 gene encoding protein JINGUBANG translates to MASSEPTMLTPLLEKSKSNRSSSDSQNIPNPTPPQVHHCIPCAGSGAGRHKSLAVLSGHVGSVSCLAVCGEFVLSASHGKDIIVWQQPDLRIFARFGHGSGSVKALVTVGSRIFSGHQDGRIRVWKVSRGSENIFRLTATLPTTKDYLGRFLNQGNYVQTRRNHRRLWIEHADSISCLAVDGGFVYSGSWDKTLKVWRVSDLKCLESIRAHDDAINGLVAHRGALYSASADGKIKIWAKEKSSHRLKGVLEGHKDVSWNSVVVVCEDGRLAYGGGSDGRIMGWQGGEGGGNWKLVCDVRAHEMSVLCLCAAGEFLCSGSADKSIGVWRRRGGGGLCRVGIIGGHEAPVKCLQASAHSVGEGFMLYSGGLDRSLRVWWVSREQGEVKKVEGNNGGAEEALDKLS